In a genomic window of Methylobacter sp. YRD-M1:
- a CDS encoding flavodoxin, whose translation MSKIGIFFGTDTGSTRLVAKKIFSLLGEELADKPKNINRTSLDEFLQYDALILGTPSYGVGDLPGLAVGCQERNWQEFVPWLDDVDLSGKRVALFGLGNQERYASRFASSLIQLYRVFYGYGADIIGSWSTEGYQFEHSDAIIDNQFVGLVLDQRTQPFLTEERIKTWLAQITPQLLPALQETA comes from the coding sequence ATGAGCAAAATAGGCATTTTTTTCGGAACCGATACCGGCAGCACCCGTCTGGTAGCTAAAAAGATTTTCAGCTTATTGGGCGAGGAACTGGCAGACAAGCCTAAAAACATCAACCGTACCAGCCTGGACGAATTCCTGCAGTACGACGCATTGATACTCGGTACGCCGAGTTATGGTGTCGGCGATTTGCCGGGGCTGGCCGTCGGCTGCCAGGAACGCAACTGGCAAGAGTTCGTGCCTTGGCTGGATGATGTCGATCTGTCCGGCAAACGGGTGGCTTTGTTCGGGCTGGGCAATCAGGAGCGTTACGCCTCGCGCTTCGCCAGTTCGCTGATCCAGCTTTATCGGGTGTTTTACGGTTACGGCGCGGATATCATAGGCTCCTGGAGCACCGAGGGTTATCAGTTCGAACACTCCGATGCGATAATCGATAATCAGTTTGTCGGCCTGGTGCTGGATCAGCGCACGCAGCCGTTCTTGACCGAGGAGCGGATCAAAACTTGGCTGGCGCAAATCACTCCGCAGCTGCTGCCTGCTCTGCAGGAGACGGCCTAA
- the rdgB gene encoding RdgB/HAM1 family non-canonical purine NTP pyrophosphatase yields the protein MSLNKSQQIVLASSNAGKIREIQALLAGHTIVPQSAFNVIECEETGITFVENAIMKARNAARQSQLPAVADDSGLVVDALGGAPGVFSARYAGVGASDQDNIEKLLRELQGVPDEQRSARFICVMVFMAHADDPCPIIAQGIWEGRILTRAAGKNGFGYDPVFWVPEHDCASAELAPAVKNSLSHRGKALKDLIAGLTQAAWLRKDC from the coding sequence ATGAGCTTGAACAAATCACAACAAATCGTGCTGGCCAGCAGCAATGCCGGCAAGATCAGAGAAATCCAGGCCCTGCTTGCCGGCCACACGATCGTTCCGCAATCCGCATTCAATGTTATCGAGTGCGAGGAAACCGGCATCACCTTTGTGGAAAATGCAATCATGAAAGCCCGAAATGCGGCGCGCCAGAGCCAGCTGCCGGCCGTTGCCGATGATTCAGGTTTAGTCGTCGATGCCTTGGGCGGTGCGCCCGGCGTTTTCTCGGCCCGATATGCGGGCGTCGGCGCCAGCGATCAGGACAATATCGAAAAACTGCTGCGCGAGTTGCAGGGCGTACCTGATGAACAACGCAGCGCACGCTTTATTTGCGTCATGGTATTCATGGCGCATGCCGATGACCCTTGTCCGATCATCGCTCAAGGTATCTGGGAAGGCCGCATTTTGACGCGTGCAGCCGGTAAAAACGGCTTCGGCTACGATCCGGTATTCTGGGTGCCGGAGCATGATTGCGCATCGGCCGAACTCGCGCCGGCCGTCAAGAATTCGCTGAGCCACAGAGGTAAGGCGCTAAAGGATTTGATAGCTGGACTTACGCAAGCTGCCTGGTTAAGGAAAGATTGCTGA
- the amrS gene encoding AmmeMemoRadiSam system radical SAM enzyme, whose protein sequence is MTVFVTPDTVKTRYWHRLEDGRVQCDICPRFCKLHEGLRGLCFIRQNLNDEIVMTSYGRSSGFAIDPIEKKPLNHFLPGTPILSFGTAGCNLACKFCQNWDISKSRELDTLMSQASPDAIAQAALEHGCTSVAYTYNDPIIFHEYAIDTAQACRNLGIKSVAVSSGYVCAEPRAEFYQWMDAANIDLKAFTEHFYHQITGGHLEPVLETLKYIKHETSVWLELTTLIIPDENDSEAELEEMTQWVVENLGPDVPMHFSAFHPDWKMRDKPHTPLSSLLLARNIALKNGVRYAYVGNVHDKLASSTYCHNCGSLLIGRDWYDLDEWNLDTSGCCRFCGERCAGVFNEAPGNWGGKRWAVYMPRAEQRL, encoded by the coding sequence ATGACTGTTTTCGTTACGCCTGACACGGTGAAAACGCGATATTGGCACCGCCTGGAAGATGGCCGTGTCCAATGCGATATCTGCCCGCGATTTTGCAAGCTGCACGAGGGGCTGCGCGGTCTCTGCTTCATAAGACAAAATCTGAACGATGAAATTGTCATGACCAGCTACGGCCGCTCCAGCGGTTTTGCAATCGATCCGATTGAAAAAAAGCCGCTGAATCACTTCCTGCCCGGCACGCCGATCCTGTCTTTCGGCACCGCCGGCTGCAATCTGGCCTGCAAGTTCTGCCAGAACTGGGATATCAGCAAATCGCGGGAACTGGATACGCTGATGAGCCAGGCCTCGCCTGATGCGATTGCGCAGGCGGCGCTCGAGCATGGCTGTACCAGCGTCGCTTATACCTACAATGATCCGATCATCTTTCACGAGTATGCGATAGATACCGCTCAAGCCTGCCGCAATCTGGGCATAAAGTCGGTGGCGGTGTCGTCCGGCTATGTCTGCGCAGAGCCCCGTGCCGAATTTTACCAATGGATGGATGCCGCCAACATCGACCTGAAAGCGTTTACGGAGCATTTTTACCATCAGATTACCGGCGGCCATCTGGAACCGGTGCTGGAAACGCTCAAATACATCAAGCACGAAACCTCAGTCTGGCTGGAACTGACGACATTGATCATCCCCGATGAGAATGATTCGGAGGCCGAGCTGGAAGAGATGACGCAATGGGTCGTCGAAAACCTGGGGCCGGATGTGCCGATGCATTTCTCGGCCTTCCATCCCGACTGGAAGATGCGCGATAAGCCCCATACGCCATTATCATCATTATTGCTGGCGCGAAACATCGCGCTGAAAAACGGCGTGCGTTATGCCTATGTCGGCAATGTGCACGATAAACTGGCCAGCAGCACCTATTGCCACAATTGCGGATCGTTGCTGATAGGCCGCGACTGGTATGACCTTGATGAATGGAACCTGGACACATCGGGCTGCTGCAGATTCTGCGGCGAGCGCTGCGCCGGCGTTTTCAATGAAGCTCCCGGCAACTGGGGCGGCAAGCGCTGGGCTGTCTATATGCCCCGGGCCGAGCAAAGATTATGA
- a CDS encoding PCP reductase family protein, translated as MNNESLPWDEEALKRLEKIPAFVRNMAKGKIEQAAKAAGESKVTVEFMDANKAKLMG; from the coding sequence ATGAACAACGAATCACTGCCCTGGGATGAAGAGGCGCTCAAACGCCTGGAAAAAATCCCCGCCTTCGTTCGCAATATGGCCAAAGGCAAAATCGAACAGGCCGCCAAAGCGGCCGGTGAAAGCAAAGTCACCGTCGAATTCATGGATGCCAATAAAGCTAAATTGATGGGCTAG
- a CDS encoding DMT family transporter: MNAASSGQRNLLIGCGLVLLGALGFSAKAIFIKLAYAAGGQIDAISLMTLRMLFSLPFFLAVVLWHNRKSPAEALTKKQWAVIAVLGLMGYYIASYLDFIGLLYISAGLERIILFLYPTFVVLFTALMHKKGISLREMVALALSYAGMIMVFIEQLSIESSGIWLGSSLVLAGAVVFACFTMGSGVMGRRIGSARFTAYTMTIASIATIVHFSVGHGLALTGFPAEVYKQALLMAVFSTVLPSFFMNAGIRRVGAGSASIISMIGPIATLVLAFLFLGEPITIMQLSGTVFVLAGVFVISRAKS, translated from the coding sequence ATGAACGCCGCCTCGTCCGGGCAGCGCAATCTGCTCATCGGCTGCGGACTGGTGCTGCTCGGCGCTTTGGGTTTTTCCGCCAAGGCCATATTTATCAAGCTGGCTTACGCGGCCGGAGGGCAAATAGATGCAATCAGCTTGATGACTTTGCGCATGTTGTTCTCGCTGCCGTTTTTCTTGGCAGTCGTACTCTGGCATAACAGGAAATCGCCGGCCGAGGCGCTGACTAAAAAGCAGTGGGCCGTGATTGCCGTGCTGGGCCTGATGGGCTATTACATCGCCAGCTACCTGGACTTTATCGGGCTGCTGTACATTTCGGCCGGCCTGGAGCGGATCATCCTGTTTTTGTATCCGACTTTCGTCGTACTGTTTACGGCGCTGATGCACAAAAAAGGCATTTCATTGCGTGAAATGGTCGCACTGGCTTTAAGTTATGCCGGCATGATCATGGTTTTTATCGAACAGCTGTCTATCGAATCATCGGGCATCTGGCTGGGATCGTCGCTGGTACTGGCCGGCGCCGTGGTCTTTGCCTGTTTCACCATGGGCAGCGGCGTCATGGGCCGGCGCATAGGCTCTGCGCGTTTCACGGCTTACACGATGACGATCGCCAGTATCGCTACCATCGTGCATTTTTCCGTCGGCCATGGCCTGGCGCTGACCGGCTTTCCTGCCGAAGTTTATAAGCAGGCCTTGTTGATGGCGGTCTTCTCCACCGTATTGCCGTCGTTTTTCATGAATGCCGGCATCAGGAGAGTCGGCGCCGGCTCGGCTTCCATTATCAGCATGATCGGCCCGATTGCGACACTGGTGCTGGCATTCTTATTTCTAGGCGAACCCATTACGATCATGCAGCTGTCCGGCACGGTTTTCGTGCTGGCCGGCGTGTTTGTGATCAGCCGCGCCAAATCCTGA
- a CDS encoding alpha-ketoglutarate-dependent dioxygenase AlkB family protein: MSLSSCAELELIEGFYTIAESERLYQRLLQEQNWPDNRYTVAGRQFVLPRLQTWHADPGIVYSYSNNLLQTRPWTPLLSGIRSKIEALLNYRFNSVLVNLYRHGEDYVGWHADNEPELGSQPFIASLTFGAERQFAFRHKNLPEQGHLLLRSGSLLVMQPDFQHHWLHSVPIEKTVTQGRINLTFRKVVSLVN, from the coding sequence ATGAGTCTGTCTTCCTGTGCCGAACTCGAGCTTATTGAAGGGTTTTACACTATCGCCGAGAGCGAACGGCTTTACCAGCGTCTACTGCAAGAACAGAATTGGCCTGACAATCGCTATACTGTCGCCGGCCGGCAATTTGTCCTGCCCAGATTGCAGACCTGGCATGCCGATCCGGGAATAGTCTACAGCTACAGCAACAACCTGCTGCAAACCCGGCCATGGACGCCTTTGTTATCCGGCATCCGGTCAAAGATTGAAGCCTTGTTGAATTACCGCTTCAATTCGGTTCTGGTTAATCTGTACCGGCATGGTGAAGATTATGTCGGCTGGCATGCGGATAATGAACCGGAGCTGGGCAGTCAACCCTTCATTGCTTCATTGACTTTCGGTGCCGAACGGCAATTTGCATTCCGCCATAAAAACTTACCCGAACAGGGCCATCTGCTGCTGCGCAGCGGCTCATTGCTGGTCATGCAGCCTGATTTCCAGCACCATTGGCTGCACAGTGTGCCCATCGAGAAAACCGTAACTCAGGGACGAATCAACCTGACCTTCCGTAAAGTTGTTTCATTGGTGAACTAG
- a CDS encoding glutathione S-transferase family protein, whose product MSNLKLYMTPGSCSTGIHILMEELELIFEAYIVNLPAGDQFKPDYMAINPKSTIPTLVKPDGTAITEFSAIAYWLARSYPKARLLPGDVDGDALVLETMNYVVSTLHMQGFTRIFTTDQYAFNESDRERVKAQGETIVKKGFAILNKQLAGKTYLAGEFSIADAALFYCEFWASRIGITLPEHCLAHYQRMLKRPAVKQVLMEEGYSSLFQ is encoded by the coding sequence ATGTCGAACCTGAAGCTCTATATGACTCCCGGTTCCTGCTCCACAGGCATCCATATTCTGATGGAAGAGCTGGAGCTCATCTTCGAGGCCTATATTGTCAACCTGCCGGCCGGCGATCAATTCAAACCGGATTACATGGCCATCAATCCAAAATCCACGATTCCGACTCTGGTCAAGCCCGACGGCACAGCCATCACCGAATTCAGCGCCATCGCCTACTGGCTGGCCCGCAGTTATCCCAAGGCAAGGCTCCTGCCCGGCGATGTGGACGGCGACGCCTTGGTGCTCGAAACCATGAACTACGTCGTCAGTACCCTTCACATGCAAGGCTTTACCCGTATTTTCACTACCGACCAGTACGCCTTTAACGAGAGCGACAGGGAACGGGTCAAGGCGCAGGGTGAAACCATTGTCAAAAAGGGATTTGCCATTCTCAATAAGCAATTGGCGGGCAAGACCTACCTGGCCGGCGAATTTTCCATTGCCGATGCCGCGCTCTTTTATTGTGAATTCTGGGCGTCGCGTATCGGCATCACGCTGCCGGAACACTGCCTGGCCCATTATCAGCGCATGCTGAAGCGGCCGGCGGTCAAACAGGTATTGATGGAGGAAGGTTATTCATCCTTGTTTCAATAA
- the rph gene encoding ribonuclease PH, protein MRPSGRNPDQLRDIKFTCGFTKHAEGSVLVEFGDTRVLCTASVENHVPRFLKGKGEGWVTAEYGMLPRSTHSRIGREASSGRQGGRTLEIQRLIGRSLRAAVDLRALGENTITIDCDVLQADGGTRTASITGGFVALSLAVQKMLKRRQIKTNPLHGQIASVSVGIYNGVPVLDLDYAEDSNAETDMNVVMNDAAAFIEVQGTAEGHAFRKDELDSMLELAGYGIRQLIKKQREAIEDFT, encoded by the coding sequence ATGAGACCTAGCGGACGCAACCCGGATCAACTGCGAGACATAAAATTCACCTGCGGCTTTACAAAACATGCGGAAGGATCTGTTCTGGTCGAATTTGGCGATACGCGCGTACTTTGCACGGCCAGTGTCGAAAATCATGTGCCGCGCTTTCTGAAAGGCAAGGGAGAAGGCTGGGTTACCGCGGAATACGGTATGCTGCCGCGTTCGACGCACAGCCGCATAGGACGCGAAGCCAGCAGCGGCAGACAAGGCGGCCGCACGCTGGAAATCCAGCGCCTGATCGGCCGGTCACTGCGCGCGGCAGTGGATTTGAGAGCCTTGGGTGAAAACACGATCACGATAGACTGCGATGTGCTGCAGGCGGACGGTGGCACACGCACGGCATCGATCACGGGCGGTTTCGTCGCCTTGTCGCTGGCCGTGCAGAAAATGCTCAAACGCAGGCAAATCAAGACCAACCCGCTGCACGGGCAGATCGCTTCCGTCTCTGTCGGCATCTACAATGGCGTGCCGGTTCTGGATCTGGATTACGCCGAGGACAGCAACGCCGAAACCGATATGAATGTCGTCATGAATGACGCCGCCGCTTTTATCGAAGTGCAGGGTACGGCCGAGGGCCATGCCTTCAGAAAAGATGAACTGGACTCGATGCTGGAACTGGCCGGTTACGGCATCAGGCAGTTGATAAAAAAACAGCGTGAAGCAATAGAAGACTTTACATGA
- the amrB gene encoding AmmeMemoRadiSam system protein B produces MNRQPAVAGTFYPANPQQLRQMLDRYINEAKSDGKVPKAIIAPHAGYIYSGPVAASAYARLKNARHQIQRVVLIGPSHRVAFRGLAVSRAQTFTTPLGDIAVDEEAVKELVKLPFVEYIEQAHTYEHSLEVHLPFLQEMLDDFKLVPIVAGDATPEQVSQVIEMLWGGSETLIVVSSDLSHFHDYATAQQLDRSTSEAIEHLQYEHLVSGSACGKVPVSGLLKLARDNSLAIKTIDLRNSGDTAGDKDRVVGYGAYVIE; encoded by the coding sequence ATGAATAGGCAACCCGCTGTGGCCGGTACTTTTTACCCAGCCAATCCACAACAACTTCGCCAAATGCTAGATCGATATATAAATGAGGCCAAATCCGATGGGAAAGTTCCTAAAGCCATCATTGCGCCGCATGCGGGCTATATCTACTCGGGACCTGTCGCGGCGAGTGCTTATGCGCGCTTGAAAAATGCGCGTCATCAGATCCAGAGGGTCGTGCTGATAGGTCCTTCTCATCGCGTGGCCTTTCGAGGGCTGGCCGTGAGCCGGGCACAGACGTTCACTACGCCGTTGGGAGATATCGCTGTTGACGAGGAGGCCGTAAAGGAATTGGTCAAACTGCCTTTTGTCGAATACATTGAACAGGCGCACACCTATGAACACAGTCTGGAAGTGCATCTGCCCTTTCTGCAGGAGATGCTCGACGACTTTAAGTTGGTTCCCATTGTGGCAGGCGATGCCACACCGGAACAGGTCAGTCAGGTTATAGAGATGTTATGGGGAGGCAGCGAAACGCTGATCGTCGTCAGCTCCGACCTGAGCCATTTTCATGATTACGCGACCGCTCAACAGTTGGACAGATCAACCAGCGAGGCCATAGAGCATCTGCAATATGAGCATCTCGTTTCTGGCTCCGCTTGCGGCAAAGTGCCGGTCAGCGGATTGCTGAAACTGGCGCGGGATAATTCACTTGCAATTAAAACCATCGATTTGCGCAACTCCGGCGATACCGCAGGCGATAAAGACAGAGTTGTAGGTTATGGAGCTTATGTCATTGAATAA
- a CDS encoding bacteriohemerythrin, which translates to MALIEKNGFLLVGQDPIDHDHDQFITLLNQLDTADNGDFPALFQQLLAHTEQHFDRENQLMEQSAFPAETEHKGEHQRVLGEFKQFKKRVDKGLIAFGRSFVRERLPQWLELHVTTMDSALAAHIKAQSQA; encoded by the coding sequence ATGGCACTCATCGAAAAAAACGGTTTTCTCCTGGTTGGACAGGATCCGATTGATCACGATCATGATCAATTCATCACCCTGCTGAATCAACTGGATACCGCCGATAACGGCGATTTCCCGGCATTGTTTCAGCAATTGCTTGCACATACTGAACAGCATTTCGATCGGGAAAACCAGCTTATGGAACAATCGGCTTTTCCGGCGGAGACCGAGCACAAAGGGGAACATCAGCGTGTTCTGGGCGAATTCAAGCAATTCAAAAAGCGGGTGGACAAGGGCCTGATCGCATTCGGGCGCTCGTTTGTCAGAGAGCGCCTGCCGCAATGGCTCGAACTGCACGTCACGACCATGGACAGTGCGCTTGCCGCACACATCAAAGCACAGTCTCAAGCATGA
- a CDS encoding amine oxidase, translating to MMINNQKNADSLALFNQYIAEQKTVLEKQYQQSLAQDLSRQQWDGCFQRNVLAILEQAYDDALTQLQRLPFESRETPVDCGLSDLTRQALAAFDGFTDDFLQFVVDKHRTSCALSNFPDEHKPDKTYVNEVKRDIAGLWQHFALSVNAYFLEGR from the coding sequence ATGATGATTAATAACCAGAAAAACGCCGACAGTCTCGCCCTGTTCAATCAATATATCGCCGAGCAAAAAACCGTGCTGGAAAAACAATACCAGCAATCTCTCGCCCAGGATCTTTCCCGTCAGCAATGGGATGGCTGTTTTCAGCGCAATGTGCTGGCCATTTTGGAACAGGCTTATGATGACGCGCTGACGCAATTACAAAGACTGCCGTTCGAGAGCCGCGAGACGCCGGTTGATTGTGGATTATCGGATCTGACCAGGCAAGCGCTGGCGGCTTTCGACGGATTCACCGACGATTTTTTGCAGTTTGTCGTCGATAAACATCGCACATCCTGCGCCTTGTCCAATTTTCCCGACGAACACAAACCGGACAAGACTTACGTCAACGAAGTGAAACGGGATATCGCCGGGCTTTGGCAACACTTTGCCTTAAGCGTCAACGCTTATTTTCTGGAAGGACGGTAG
- a CDS encoding phosphotransferase enzyme family protein, which yields MPDLEPLFPVARQFTGSQAVIDIQPLGNGLINDTFLVTTESSPFVLQRINTTVFPQPAQIIENLHTLNRHLQQKKPNSVKLQIPDILSTVEGDYYYEENGNYWRALSFIDNTESLEVIKSTHDAAQAGFALGHFHRLLSDLDPGILYDTLPGFHITPDYLSRYDQILATTRLSEPESRYCTDFINWLRHIAGDLETAKQQGLLTLRVIHGDPKLNNFLFDKDSKKIVSLIDLDTVKPGLVHYDIGDCLRSCCQTTDPVGFDRGCCAVILESYLAEAGAFFSDYDYDYLYPAIRLIPFELGLRFFTDHLEGDRYFKVTEPGQNLRRAVEQFQLCDSINQQEPAIRRLITRLKKQAMGTQS from the coding sequence ATGCCAGACTTAGAGCCGCTGTTTCCTGTTGCCCGTCAATTCACCGGAAGCCAAGCCGTCATTGACATACAACCGCTGGGCAATGGCTTGATCAATGACACGTTTCTGGTCACGACGGAGTCATCGCCGTTTGTCCTGCAACGCATCAACACGACGGTTTTCCCGCAGCCAGCGCAAATCATCGAGAACCTGCACACATTAAACAGGCATCTCCAGCAGAAAAAACCGAACTCAGTCAAATTGCAGATCCCGGACATTTTATCGACGGTCGAAGGTGACTATTACTACGAAGAAAATGGTAATTACTGGCGGGCACTGAGCTTTATTGATAATACCGAAAGCCTGGAAGTCATCAAGAGTACACATGATGCGGCGCAGGCTGGATTCGCACTGGGCCATTTTCATCGCCTGCTCAGCGACCTTGACCCCGGCATTCTGTACGATACCCTGCCCGGTTTTCATATTACGCCGGACTACCTGAGCCGCTATGATCAGATTTTGGCGACTACGCGGCTTTCAGAACCCGAAAGCCGCTATTGCACCGATTTCATCAACTGGCTCCGGCACATTGCCGGCGATCTGGAAACGGCAAAACAACAGGGTTTGCTGACCCTGCGCGTGATACACGGCGATCCCAAACTCAATAATTTCCTGTTCGACAAGGACAGCAAAAAAATAGTCAGCCTGATCGATCTGGATACCGTCAAGCCAGGGCTGGTGCATTACGACATCGGCGACTGCCTGCGCTCCTGCTGCCAGACAACGGACCCCGTCGGGTTCGACAGGGGTTGCTGCGCCGTTATCCTGGAAAGCTATCTGGCCGAGGCCGGCGCGTTCTTTTCCGATTACGATTACGATTATCTGTACCCGGCCATACGCTTGATTCCTTTTGAACTGGGCCTCCGGTTTTTTACCGATCATCTGGAAGGCGATCGTTATTTCAAAGTGACGGAGCCCGGGCAAAACCTGCGGCGCGCGGTCGAACAATTTCAGCTCTGCGACAGCATCAACCAGCAGGAGCCGGCCATCAGGCGGCTGATAACGCGCCTGAAAAAACAGGCGATGGGCACGCAATCATGA
- the amrA gene encoding AmmeMemoRadiSam system protein A: MSLNKEHHRWLTELAISSIQHGLKTGKPLIIDLNEYPAELAEQRATFVTLHRQHQLRGCIGTLDAVRPLAVDIAENAFSAAFRDPRFPPLEAHELSDLDIHLSLLTPAEPMSFTSEQDLLQQLQAGMDGLILTDGFRRGTFLPSVWESLPEPEQFLRHLKQKAGLAPDYWSDTLKVYRYRTEMIA, from the coding sequence ATGTCATTGAATAAAGAACACCACCGCTGGCTGACGGAGCTGGCAATCAGTTCCATTCAACATGGCTTGAAAACAGGCAAGCCGTTAATCATCGATTTAAACGAATACCCGGCCGAACTGGCAGAGCAACGCGCCACTTTTGTGACGCTGCACAGGCAGCATCAGCTGCGCGGCTGCATCGGCACGCTGGACGCCGTCAGGCCGCTGGCGGTCGATATTGCTGAAAACGCCTTTTCGGCAGCCTTTCGCGACCCCCGGTTTCCGCCGCTGGAGGCGCATGAATTGAGCGATCTGGACATCCATCTTTCCCTTCTGACGCCGGCCGAACCGATGTCGTTCACTTCGGAGCAGGATCTGCTGCAACAGCTTCAGGCAGGGATGGACGGACTGATTCTGACGGATGGTTTCCGGCGCGGCACATTTCTGCCCTCGGTATGGGAATCATTGCCCGAACCCGAACAGTTTCTGCGGCACTTGAAACAGAAAGCCGGACTCGCACCCGACTATTGGTCCGATACCCTTAAGGTGTACCGTTATCGCACCGAAATGATCGCCTGA
- a CDS encoding Wadjet anti-phage system protein JetD domain-containing protein, producing MSVYNSNIFFDLLSQGKTKKRNLDEIIRAHISVFPEYVNQGAQTKHLRDLLDFLSQEGNIELPSLNGKAWRDGNPKLPVWIKIIKEDIDDISIIPENYAWHPKLARFVDELNKKQRESAFVISEYLKKNSNKGYFDIHIPRRERSLKIFNDEKRLDSLVNKGTLLSGNLTLVDLGCYDVAWPMPYKKPSVAEMEPRPFLIIENHHTFDSFCKWNDKKGIYSGIGYGSGEAFSSLESDRIEDIIEHLNVTEIHYLGDLDPKGINIPARVNRARIENNIMPILPAVQYYEWLLNNGTKRKIEKGKQPNYIKDWLPESLQEKVDHLFKDHLWIPQESLGLEELEEMNLTVVTQIQSDRQC from the coding sequence ATGTCAGTGTATAACAGTAATATTTTTTTTGATTTACTTTCCCAAGGAAAAACCAAAAAAAGAAATTTAGATGAAATAATTAGAGCGCATATTTCTGTTTTCCCGGAATATGTTAATCAAGGCGCTCAAACAAAGCATTTAAGAGATCTATTGGATTTTTTAAGCCAGGAGGGCAATATCGAATTACCTTCATTAAATGGCAAAGCCTGGAGAGACGGCAATCCTAAACTGCCGGTTTGGATAAAAATCATTAAAGAAGATATTGATGATATCAGTATCATTCCAGAGAATTATGCTTGGCATCCCAAGTTGGCGCGATTTGTTGATGAGCTGAACAAAAAACAGAGAGAATCGGCTTTTGTTATCAGTGAATATCTGAAGAAGAACAGCAACAAAGGTTACTTTGATATTCATATTCCTCGAAGAGAACGGTCATTAAAAATATTTAATGACGAAAAACGCCTGGATTCATTGGTAAACAAAGGAACTCTCTTGAGTGGTAACCTGACATTGGTGGACCTCGGTTGTTACGATGTCGCTTGGCCTATGCCTTATAAAAAACCATCCGTTGCCGAAATGGAACCGAGGCCTTTTTTAATTATTGAGAACCACCATACCTTTGATAGTTTCTGTAAATGGAATGATAAAAAAGGGATCTATTCCGGGATCGGGTATGGTTCCGGAGAGGCATTTTCGTCTTTGGAAAGTGATCGGATTGAAGACATTATCGAGCATCTAAATGTCACTGAAATACATTATTTGGGCGATCTGGATCCTAAAGGAATCAACATTCCTGCTAGGGTAAACCGGGCTCGGATAGAAAATAACATTATGCCTATACTTCCAGCCGTACAGTATTATGAATGGCTTTTGAATAATGGTACTAAAAGAAAAATAGAAAAGGGTAAGCAACCAAATTATATCAAAGATTGGCTTCCAGAGAGTCTACAGGAAAAAGTCGATCACTTGTTCAAAGATCATTTATGGATTCCACAAGAATCTTTGGGACTGGAAGAATTAGAAGAGATGAATTTAACTGTAGTAACTCAGATCCAATCTGACAGACAGTGTTAG